The Paramisgurnus dabryanus chromosome 6, PD_genome_1.1, whole genome shotgun sequence genome has a window encoding:
- the LOC135744120 gene encoding uncharacterized protein — MMALHTALFLLFLLPKVMSQQSASCLEPTVLCCPGHNRTCYRGCYCDEACVTTEDCCRDYNQTCALNKKVIMGLQIRVRSRASNEVATNAVQNFILDSLLRSLQCDNCSLHIIKVTANTTSPTKPANTTTPPTTPKWTTTQPPTTTSLRTTFTTQSIITKQPTTIDVLKNTTKTLTTPASTTTQPTTTEIPTTTSTIHLTKTHPPTTTTSKTTQSTTSPTATLTDASTTTTSPTSQTLITSDAATTTMQLKTLQTQTTTNASTTVTQLITSQTPNTRDVSTTVSQLTTSKTPTTTTTPAPTTTTLSPTTITPAPTTTTPTPTTTRPAPTTTTPITTTPVPTTTTPAPTTTTQTPATPATTTTAPTPTTTTPAPTTTSPTATTTTPAPTTTTPTTSTPAPTTTTPTLTTTTPAPTKTTPTPTTTTPAPTTTTPTLTTTTPAPTTTTPTPTTTTPAPTTTTPAPTTTTTPSPTTKTPTQTTTTPAPTTTTPTPTTTTTPTTTTTTPATTTTTTAAPTTTTPAPTTTTPAPTTTTPAPTTTTPAPTIPTPTTTTPAPTKTTLTPTTTTPAPTTTTPTTTTTTPAPTTTTPTLTTTTTPAPTTTTPAPLTTTTPAPTTTTPAPTTTTTPTPTTTTPATTTTTTPAPTTTTPAPTTTTTAAPTTTTPAPTTTTTTPAPTTTTPAPTTTTPAPTTTTPAPTTTTPAPTTTTPAPTTTTPAPTTTTPATTTPTPTTTTPAPTTTTLTLTTTTPAPTTTTPAPTTTTPAPTTTTPTPTTTTPATTTPTPTTTTPATTTPTPTTTTPAPTTTTPTPTTTTPAPTTTTPAPTTTTTPAPTTTTPAPTTTTTTPAPTTTTPAPTTTTTPAPTTTTPAPTTITTPAPTTTTPAPTTTTPAPTTTTPAPSTTTPAPTTTTPAPSTTTPATTTPTPTTTTPAPTTTTPAPTTTTPAPTTTTPAPTTTTPAPTTTTPAPTTTTPAPTTTTPAPTTTTTPAPTTTTPAPTTTTTPAPTTTTPAPTTTTTPAPTTTTPAPTTTTTPAPTTTTPAPTTTTTPAPTTTTPAPTTTTTPAPTTTTPAPTTTTTPAPTTTTPAPTTTTTPAPTTTTPAPTTTTTPAPTTTTPAPTTTTPAPTTTTPAPTTTTPAPTTTTPAPTTTTTPAPTTTTPAPTTTTTPAPTTTTPAPTTTTKPAPTTTTPAPTTTTTPAPTTTTPAPTTTTPAPTTTTPAPSTTTPAPTTTTPAPTTTTPAPTTTTPAPTTTTPAPTTTTPAPTTTTPAPTTTTPAPTTTTPAPTTTTPAPTTTTPAPTTTTPAPTTTTPAPTTTTPAPTTTTPAPTTTTPAPTTTTTPAPTTTTPTPTTTTPATTTPTPTTTTPAPTTTTLTPTTTTPAPTTTTPAPTTTTTPAPTTTTPAPTTTTTPAPTTTTPAPTTTTPASTTTTPTPTTTTPATTTPTPTTTTPAPTTTTPAPTTTTTPAPTTTTPAPTTTTTPAPTTTTPAPTTTTTPAPTTTTPAPTTTTTPAPTTTTPAPTTTTTPAPTTTTPAPTTTTTPAPTTTTPAPTTTTPAPTTTTPAPTTTTPAPTTTTPAPSTTTPAPTTTTPAPSTTTPAPTTTTPAPTTTTPAPTTTTPAPTTTTTPAPTTKTPAPTTTTTPAPTTKTPAPTTTTPAPTTTTPAPTTTTPAPTTTTPAPTTTTPAPTTTTPAQTTTTTPAPTTTTPAPTTTTTPAPTTTTPAPSTTTPAPTTTTPAPPTTTPAPTTTTPAPSTTTPAPTTTTPAPTTTTPAPTTTTPAPTTTTPAPTTTTPAPTTTTPAPTTPTPTTTTHAPTTTTPAPTTTTPAPTTPTTTPAPTTTTPTPTATTTPAPTITTPTPTTTTPAPTTTTPTPTTPPAPTTTTPTPTTTTTPAPTTTTPAPTTTTPAPTTTTPLINKYSSITSCLQSVINISPPISTKANLYIITIKLSQRILNSLQNPSTTPSPLTSQVTS, encoded by the exons ATGATGGCTTTACACACTGCACTCTTCTTATTGTTCCTGCTACCGAAAGTCATGAGCCAGCAATCAG CCTCATGTTTGGAGCCCACAGTGCTTTGCTGTCCTGGACACAATCGTACCTGCTATCGTGGGTGTTATTGTGATGAGGCCTGTGTCACCACTGAGGACTGTTGTAGGGATTACAATCAAACCTGTGCTTTAA ATAAGAAAGTGATCATGGGTCTGCAAATACGTGTGCGCAGCAGAGCCAGTAATGAAGTAGCAACGAATGCTGTGCAGAAT TTTATTCTGGACTCACTTTTGAGAAGCCTACAGTGTGATAACTGCAGTCTACATATAATCAAAGTTACTGCCAACACTACATCACCAACAAAGCCAGCAAATACCACCACCCCACCAACAACACCAAAATGGACAACAACACAGCCACCAACCACCACATCCTTGAGAACAACATTTACAACACAATCGATAATAACAAAGCAACCAACCACCATAGATGTcctaaaaaatacaacaaaaacattGACCACCCCCGCCTcaacaacaacacaaccaaCAACAACAGAGATACCAACCACCACCTCAACAATacatttaacaaaaacacatcCACCGACCACCACCACCTCAAAAACAACGCAGTCAACAACATCACCGACAGCGACCCTCACTGATGcctcaacaacaacaacatcacCAACATCACAGACACTGATCACCTCTGATGCCGCAACAACAACAATGCAGTTGAAAACGTTACAGACACAAACCACCACAAATGCCTCAACAACAGTAACTCAGTTGATAACATCACAGACACCGAACACCAGAGATGTCTCAACAACAGTATCACAGTTGACAACATCAAAGACACCGACCACCACCACCACACCTgccccaaccacaacaactctGTCACCGACCACCATCACACCTgccccaaccacaacaactccaACACCGACCACCACAAGACCTGccccaacaacaacaactccGATCACCACCACACCTGTCCCAACCACAACAACACCTgccccaaccacaacaactcaGACACCAGCCACACCTGCCACAACCACAACAGCTCCGACACCGACCACCACCACACCTGCCCCAACCACAACATCTCCGACAGCGACCACCACCACACCTgccccaaccacaacaactccgACCACCAGCACACCTgccccaaccacaacaactccgACACTGACCACCACCACACCTGCCCCAACCAAAACAACTCCGACACCGACCACCACAACACCTgccccaaccacaacaactccgACATTGACCACCACCACACCTgccccaaccacaacaactccgACACCGACCACCACCACACCTgccccaaccacaacaactccaGCACCGACCACCACCACCACACCTTCCCCAACCACAAAAACTCCCACACAGACCACCACCACACCTgccccaaccacaacaactccgACACCGACCACCACCACCACACCTACCACAACCACAACAACTCCCGCAACGACCACCACCACCACAGCTgccccaaccacaacaactcccGCACCGACCACCACCACACCTgccccaaccacaacaactccaGCACCGACCACCACCACACCTGCCCCAACAATTCCGACACCGACCACCACCACACCTGCCCCAACCAAAACAACTCTGACACCGACCACCACCACACCTgccccaaccacaacaactccgaccaccaccaccaccacacctgccccaaccacaacaactccgACTCTGACCACCACCACCACACCTgccccaaccacaacaactcctGCACCGCTCACCACCACCACACCTgccccaaccacaacaactcctGCACCGACCACCACCACCACACCTAccccaaccacaacaactcccGCAACGACCACCACCACCACACCTGccccaacaacaacaactccTGCACCGACCACCACCACCACAGCTgccccaaccacaacaactcccGCACCGACCA caaccacaacaactcccGCACCGACCACCACCACACCTgccccaaccacaacaactcccGCACCGACCACCACCACACCTgccccaaccacaacaactcccGCACCGACCACCACCACACCTgccccaaccacaacaactccaGCACCGACCACCACCACACCTGCCACAACAACTCCGACACCGACCACCACCACAcctgctccaaccacaacaactctGACACTGACAACCACCACACCTgccccaaccacaacaactcccGCACCGACCACCACCACACCTgccccaaccacaacaactccgACACCGACCACCACCACACCTGCCACAACAACTCCGACACCGACCACCACCACACCTGCCACAACAACTCCGACACCGACCACCACCACAcctgctccaaccacaacaactccgACACCGACCACCACCACACCTgccccaaccacaacaactcccGCACCGACCACCACCACCACACCTgccccaaccacaacaactcccGCAccgaccaccaccaccaccacacctgccccaaccacaacaactcccGCACCGACCACCACCACCACACCTgccccaaccacaacaactcccGCACCGACCACCATCACCACACCTgccccaaccacaacaactcccGCACCGACCACCACCACACCTgccccaaccacaacaactcccGCACCGTCCACCACCACACCTgccccaaccacaacaactcccGCACCGTCCACCACCACACCTGCCACAACAACTCCGACACCGACCACCACCACAcctgctccaaccacaacaactcccGCACCGACCACCACCACAcctgctccaaccacaacaactcccGCACCGACCACCACCACAcctgctccaaccacaacaactcccGCACCGACCACCACCACAcctgctccaaccacaacaactcccGCACCGACCACCACCACCACACCTgccccaaccacaacaactcccGCACCGACCACCACCACCACACCTgccccaaccacaacaactcccGCACCGACCACCACCACCACACCTgccccaaccacaacaactcccGCACCGACCACCACCACCACACCTgccccaaccacaacaactcccGCACCGACCACCACCACCACACCTgccccaaccacaacaactcccGCACCGACCACCACCACCACACCTgccccaaccacaacaactcccGCACCGACCACCACCACCACACCTgccccaaccacaacaactcccGCACCGACCACCACCACCACACCTgccccaaccacaacaactcccGCACCGACCACCACCACCACAcctgctccaaccacaacaactcccGCACCGACCACCACCACAcctgctccaaccacaacaactcccGCACCGACCACCACCACACCTgccccaaccacaacaactcccGCACCGACCACCACCACCACACCTgccccaaccacaacaactcccGCACCGACCACCACCACCACACCTgccccaaccacaacaactcccGCACCGACCACCACCACCAAACCTgccccaaccacaacaactcccGCACCGACCACCACCACCACACCTgccccaaccacaacaactccaGCACCGACCACCACCACACCTgccccaaccacaacaactcccGCACCGTCCACCACCACACCTgccccaaccacaacaactcccGCACCGACCACCACCACACCTgccccaaccacaacaactcccGCACCGACCACCACCACACCTgccccaaccacaacaactcccGCACCGACCACCACCACACCTgccccaaccacaacaactcccGCACCGACCACCACCACACCTgccccaaccacaacaactcccGCACCGACCACCACCACACCTgccccaaccacaacaactcccGCACCGACCACCACCACACCTgccccaaccacaacaactcccGCACCGACCACCACCACACCTgccccaaccacaacaactcccGCACCGACCACCACCACCACACCTgccccaaccacaacaactccgACACCGACCACCACCACACCTGCCACAACAACTCCGACACCGACCACCACCACAcctgctccaaccacaacaactctGACACCGACCACCACCACACCTgccccaaccacaacaactcccGCACCGACCACCACCACCACACCTgccccaaccacaacaactcccGCACCGACCACCACCACCACACCTgccccaaccacaacaactcccGCACCGACCACCACCACACCTGCCTCAACCACAACAACTCCGACACCGACCACCACCACACCTGCCACAACAACTCCGACACCGACCACCACCACAcctgctccaaccacaacaactcccGCACCGACCACCACCACCACACCTgccccaaccacaacaactcccGCACCGACCACCACCACCACACCTgccccaaccacaacaactcccGCACCGACCACCACCACCACACCTgccccaaccacaacaactcccGCACCGACCACCACCACCACACCTgccccaaccacaacaactcccGCACCGACCACCACCACCACACCTgccccaaccacaacaactcccGCACCGACCACCACCACCACACCTgccccaaccacaacaactcccGCACCGACCACCACCACACCTgccccaaccacaacaactcccGCACCGACCACCACCACACCTgccccaaccacaacaactcccGCACCGTCCACCACCACACCTgccccaaccacaacaactcccGCACCGTCCACCACCACACCTgccccaaccacaacaactcccGCACCGACCACCACCACACCTgccccaaccacaacaactcccGCACCGACCACCACCACCACACCTGCCCCAACCACAAAAACTCCCGCACCGACCACCACCACCACACCTGCCCCAACCACAAAAACTCCCGCACCGACCACCACCACACCTgccccaaccacaacaactcccGCACCGACCACCACCACACCTgccccaaccacaacaactcccGCACCGACCACCACCACACCTgccccaaccacaacaactcccGCACAGACCACCACCACCACACCTgccccaaccacaacaactcccgcaccaaccaccaccaccacacctgccccaaccacaacaactcccGCACCGTCCACCACCACACCTgccccaaccacaacaactcccGCACCGCCCACCACCACACCTgccccaaccacaacaactcccGCACCGTCCACCACCACACCTgccccaaccacaacaactcccGCACCGACCACCACCACACCTgccccaaccacaacaactcccGCACCGACCACCACCACAcctgctccaaccacaacaactccaGCACCGACCACCACCACACCTGCCCCAACAACTCCGACACCGACCACTACCACACATgccccaaccacaacaactccagcaccaaccaccaccacacctGCCCCAACAACTCCGACCACCACACCTgccccaaccacaacaactccgACTCCAACCGCCACCACCACACCTGCCCCAACCATAACAACTCCGACACCGACCACCACCACACCTgccccaaccacaacaactccgACTCCGACCACCCCACCTgccccaaccacaacaactccgACTCCGACCACCACCACCACACCTgccccaaccacaacaactcccGCACCGACCACCACCACAcctgctccaaccacaacaactccc CTAATCAACAAATACTCTAGTATCACCAGCTGTCTACAATCAGTAATCAACATATCTCCCCCAATCAGCACAAAGGCAAACCTGTATATAATCACAATCAAACTCAGTCAAAGGATTCTCAACAGTCTTCAGAATCCCTCCACCACCCCTTCTCCTCTCACTTCCCAGGTAACTTCCTGA